In the genome of Paenibacillus sp. GP183, the window TAAGCAGCAATCACATTCCGAAAGAACCTCAAATCATAGAATGCTCCGTGGAAAGAACACTGGAGGTGATCGGCGGCAAATGGTCATTTCTCGTTCTGCGCGAATTGTTCTGCGGGACACGCAGGTTTGGCGAGCTGCAGCGGCAAATCAATGGAATCAGCCCCAAATCATTGACGGATACACTTCGCCACCTGGAGGAACAAGGCGTTCTGGAAAGGACCGCTTACGCGACAGTCCCAGTTACTGTAGAATATAAACTTACACCAAAAGGTCAGGATTTGCATCAAATATTAAAAGAAATGAAATTATGGTCCGCCAAGTGGACATAATGGACTGAAATGGCTTTGCCGCTCACAAGAAGCTAAGGAGTGTACATCCTATGATTACCATCAAGTCAAAAGAAGAAATAGATAAAATGGGCAAAGCCGGACAAATACTTGCCGCATGCCACAAAGAAATTGCCAGGATGATTAGGCCTGGTATCACCTCTTGGGAAATTGATCAATTTGTTGAAGGCTTTTTGGCCAAACATGGCGCTATTCCGGAACAAAAGGGATACAAAGGCTATCAATATGCAACCTGCGCCTCGATCAATGACGTGATTTGCCACGGGTTTCCAAGTAAAAACCCTTTAAACGATGGGGATATTGTCACGATTGACATGGTCGTCAGATTGGGTGACTGGCTGGCAGATTCTGCATGGACCTACGGAGTGGGGAATATCTCGAGTGAAGCTCAAAAACTGCTCAAGGTTACGAAGGAATCCCTCTATAAAGGTATAGAAAAAGCAGTCATTGGCAACAGACTTGGGGACGTGTCCAATGCCATTCAAACTTACGCGGAAGCGGAGGGATTCTCTGTTGTCCGAGATTTTGTCGGTCATGGCATTGGCATGGATATGCATGAAGAGCCTCAAGTGCCTCATTATGGGCCGGCTGGCAGAGGTGTGCGCCTTAAGGAAGGCATGGTGTTCACGATAGAGCCGATGCTCAATGTCGGCCAATATTTTTCCAAGGTCGATCTGGATGGGTGGACGGCTCGTACATTTGACGGGAGCCTGTCCGCTCAATATGAACACACTATTGCCATCACGAGCGAAGGACCGCGGATATTGACCGAACAATAATCGTCGCTGGAGGGAAGAAAGTGATTTCTTTTTACAGAAAATATTGGAGAACAGCTTTTGATATCGCGCTGATTATTCTGACTGTTTATCTTTTCATGCTTCTCTTCAGCTACCTGTACAGGATCGCGACACCGATCTTTCTAGCTGTCATTATTTTTTTCATGATTGAGCCGTTGGCCCGTTTTCTGAATCGCAGAGGGATGCGGAAATCGCTGGCCTCGGCCATTTCCACCTTCTTGTTCATCATCGTGATCTTGGGAGCACTGGTCGGTGCAGGTATTATATTTACCAACCAGATCTTGAATTTAGTCGATATAATTAGAAAATACAGTTCCCAGACATTGTTTCAGGAGCAATTGATGGAACGGTTTTCGGTTATTCAAGGACAACTGCAAAATTTGATACCCCCTGAACTGTTAAATAATGCAACTGGCTCTGCTGCCAATTTCGCCTCAAAAGCATCTGGTTTTATCACTGGATTTCTGTCCGGTTTGGTCGGCGGCTTAACTTCATTCTCCACATTTATCTTCAATTTTGCCGTCGGGATCATTCTTGCTTATTTTCTAAGCATCGAGATTGAAGCCTGGAAAAAGCTCGCCGCTGACAAAACGCCCCGTACCTTCAAGCATGTGTACTTTTTTCTCAAAGAGAATGTACTCAAAGGTATCGTTTCTTACATAAAAGCTCAGTTGAAGCTGATCTCACTTACCTTTATCGTCATTTTCATCGCACTGCTTATCCTCAATGTTAAGAACGCATTTTCGATCTCATTGCTGGCAGCATTCTTCGATATCTTGCCGCTTCTGGGTGTCGCAACATTATTCATTCCATGGATTGTCTATCTGTTCATTGTAGGTAATACCACTTTAGCTATTTGGCTTACTGCCGTCTTGCTTGTAGTTATTCTGGTCCGTCAAATCATGGAGCCAAAAATCACAGGTGATTCATTGGGTGTCTCTGCTTTTACAACACTATCCTTTATGATTATCTCCTTATCGCTCTTCGGGGTAGCAGGCGTGATTCTGTCCCCCATACTGATTATTTTGCTAAAAGCCCTGTATGACCAAGGATATCTGCAAAGATGGATTCGCGATCCTGAAGCGGAATGACCTTCGAAAAAAAAAGCGGCTGTCCCCGTTTGTCATTGTGAGATGATGGAGGGACAGCGTGAGACCAGATGTATTTCATACATCTTTTTTTAGTGAATAGCCCACTTCCGGCAGAACCAGATGTATAACCTACATATGGCTCAGCCAGTTTCGCCAGTTTCTATCTATTTGCTGGAAACAAGATGCAGGTTCTGCATCTGAGCATCTCACAAATCAGCAAAGTGCCGTTTTGGGATGTACTTTTTGCATCCGGATGGCTAATTGAAGCTGCGCGGGGGCTCACTCCACGGTTCCCTAATTAAACTGAGTCCTACCCGCCAATTCTAACAGATCCGCTTGATCAAATATGCTAAAAAACCTCGCAAAATTCTGGAATTTGCAATTGCATTACCTATTGTGCTGTCCCTTATCCCTTTCATGGTTTTTCCATATCCGGCACGGGTGTAAATACGGGAGATGGTGCGTTCGCCGGAGATACTGAAGGGATTGCAGCTCCAATG includes:
- a CDS encoding helix-turn-helix domain-containing protein, giving the protein MTTLKTVKTTSLSSNHIPKEPQIIECSVERTLEVIGGKWSFLVLRELFCGTRRFGELQRQINGISPKSLTDTLRHLEEQGVLERTAYATVPVTVEYKLTPKGQDLHQILKEMKLWSAKWT
- a CDS encoding AI-2E family transporter; amino-acid sequence: MISFYRKYWRTAFDIALIILTVYLFMLLFSYLYRIATPIFLAVIIFFMIEPLARFLNRRGMRKSLASAISTFLFIIVILGALVGAGIIFTNQILNLVDIIRKYSSQTLFQEQLMERFSVIQGQLQNLIPPELLNNATGSAANFASKASGFITGFLSGLVGGLTSFSTFIFNFAVGIILAYFLSIEIEAWKKLAADKTPRTFKHVYFFLKENVLKGIVSYIKAQLKLISLTFIVIFIALLILNVKNAFSISLLAAFFDILPLLGVATLFIPWIVYLFIVGNTTLAIWLTAVLLVVILVRQIMEPKITGDSLGVSAFTTLSFMIISLSLFGVAGVILSPILIILLKALYDQGYLQRWIRDPEAE
- the map gene encoding type I methionyl aminopeptidase; protein product: MITIKSKEEIDKMGKAGQILAACHKEIARMIRPGITSWEIDQFVEGFLAKHGAIPEQKGYKGYQYATCASINDVICHGFPSKNPLNDGDIVTIDMVVRLGDWLADSAWTYGVGNISSEAQKLLKVTKESLYKGIEKAVIGNRLGDVSNAIQTYAEAEGFSVVRDFVGHGIGMDMHEEPQVPHYGPAGRGVRLKEGMVFTIEPMLNVGQYFSKVDLDGWTARTFDGSLSAQYEHTIAITSEGPRILTEQ